Proteins found in one Pararge aegeria chromosome 12, ilParAegt1.1, whole genome shotgun sequence genomic segment:
- the LOC120627802 gene encoding uncharacterized protein LOC120627802 isoform X1: MWNKVFASSLLSLISPWAVSRGVRCRRTARPPRTPAPPPPPRRHSDPTTAQNTHTSQNTPQKTHRRFSEIRNTRPELDLRQELLQLNLSNRDVDKWLGSKFDEKEEDYEVDFRFDHDIPLQRTISLDRGIEIFKYLQALSDTSNSNSDLAVSFWTLGSDYGSGLRVEQHRSFEDIPASPVRAKSRHVSVDVTNTTPGNSLALAFLKETYKGIDAESGRVTPQIRKLQKTFSFKSFDEYKETAKNSTENLARVETEVDLGGIEMRQPAHVYRSMSYESENKKVNENKTSRQRRHGVTSNVWQENFSEYNYLNFLPKPSLIHFKSCDDVFVQDKRKRSRLGSDEAIDKVVTFLEDKPKYQSDALRNIRKLNRNLLRRSKSECRELVLPTIIVTKVDSSKKINVATVAEDIILPETSNLIGIGRNCDCSICSGDLGTVNEGEQKMSFLSRSLNKILMRIASYKEYGRKLAYGDENNNLNENEMFSCFINILKLLLGLWLRHLDHKQHNLCA; the protein is encoded by the exons ATGTGgaataaag TTTTCGCAAGCTCTTTGCTGAGTCTGATATCACCGTGGGCGGTTTCTCGCGGCGTCCGATGTCGGCGCACGGCAAGGCCGCCTCGCACGCCGGCCCCGCCTCCGCCCCCGCGTAGACACTCCGACCCGACGACCGCGCAAAACACTCACACGTCGCAGAACACCCCACAGAAAACACACAGACGCTTCTCCGAAATACGGAACACCAGACCGGAGCTCGATCTCCGACAGGAGCTCCTTCAACTAAACTTGAGCAACCGTGACGTTGACAAATGGCTGGGCAGCAAGTTCGACGAAAAAGAAGAAGACTATGAAGTTGACTTCAGATTCGACCACGACATCCCGCTGCAGCGGACCATTTCTTTAGATCGCGGCatcgaaatatttaaatacttgcAGGCCCTTTCGGATACATCGAATAGCAATAGCGATTTAGCTGTCTCGTTTTGGACGTTAGGTTCCGATTACGGTTCCGGCTTAAGAGTCGAACAGCACAGGAGTTTCGAAGATATTCCAGCTTCTCCGGTTAGAGCGAAAAGCAGGCACGTATCTGTCGATGTGACGAACACTACGCCGGGTAACAGTTTGGCGTTAGCGTTCTTGAAGGAGACCTACAAAGGCATAGACGCAGAAAGTGGCAGGGTGACTCCGCAGATTAGGAAGTTGCAGAAGACGTTCTCGTTCAAAAGTTTCGACGAGTACAAGGAGACCGCGAAGAATTCTACTGAGAATTTGGCGAGAGTTGAGACCGAGGTTGATTTAGGAGGAATTGAGATGAGGCAGCCAGCACACGTGTATAGAAGCATGTCCTACGAGTCAGAGAATAAAAAggtgaatgaaaataaaacatcgCGTCAACGGAGACATGGCGTTACATCAAACGTGTGGCAAGAAAATTTTTctgaatataattatttgaatttcttGCCGAAACCAAGTTTGATCCATTTCAAAAGTTGCGACGATGTGTTCGTGCAAGATAAAAGAAAACGTTCTCGTCTTGGCTCTGATGAAGCGATTGATAAAGTTGTTACATTTCTCGAAGATAAACCGAAATATCAAAGCGATGCTTTAAGaaacattcgtaaactaaatAGAAACTTACTAAGGCGCTCAAAGTCTGAATGCCGTGAACTAGTTCTTCCCACGATTATTGTTACTAAAGTtgatagttctaaaaaaatcaaTGTTGCAACTGTTGCAGAAGATATAATACTTCCAGAAACTTCCAATTTAATAGGCATAGGTAGAAATTGTGATTGTAGTATTTGTAGCGGGGACCTGGGAACTGTAAATGAAGGGGAACAGAAAATGTCGTTTTTGAGCAGGAGTTTGAATAAGATATTAATGAGAATAGCCTCGTATAAAGAGTACGGTAGAAAGTTGGCATATGGGgatgaaaataataatctaaacgAAAATGAAATGTTCAGttgctttataaatattttgaaattgttgCTCGGTCTTTGGTTGCGGCACTTAGATCACAAACAGCATAATTTGTGTGCTTAG